The Thalassotalea psychrophila genome window below encodes:
- a CDS encoding RIFT barrel domain-containing protein, with protein sequence MVAILTLKESNSIDTVNEPILIGLPFKQGEVFSSDDIWLIDCEQRVLVFNLTSLTLWPDNSIKWGKLEFNYSLKKNQQAIIFLKKHTQKTTESCCSSIKPISITELPEQITITTNSGNFVLDKNNFTLSQTDENTHLKLHSSKLEFINDKNKIVAVQIGKISFIKQCSIISKELKIEGEFVENEQEQEQEQEQEQEHIKFTAIFKFYNEQHMIKCDLTIHNPNAANHPGGQWDLGDENSVFFKSLSLKLMIKNGDSINLYQPHKNSDISAQQELQIFQHNSGGENRFSKNHINRYGKIDSHGNGYKIVIDDKEEITGQRINPCAGVMNNKHEAIHVLQQNFWQNFPSAIHATTDSIKLCLFPSQNTSYELQPGESKTQCCFINFSNIKQMTAWPRSSLECHIELAYLESTKVNEQVCVATLNNNLSSIIAKGIDSDNDFFKKRERIDDYGWRNFGDLYADHEELEYQGEEPLISHYNNQYDPLYGFLKMYLLTQDCRYFSLAEDLAQHIKDIDIYRTTKDKEVYNGGMFWHTDHYLSAATSTHRTFSKEHKLGAYQEHQGGGGPGGQHCYTTGLYYHYLLTGDETSKQAVLSLTQWIKTTYEGTATFCEFIFALKHHKAVDKKNILRNRYPLDRGTGNYVVSLLNSYELTLNNSFLVQAEYVIEHTIACSDNIDNLKLDEPELTWFYTIFLQSVSRYLQVKNTYGQIDNSFQKIKSSFLHYANWMLNNEDVYLNQPDKLEFPNNTWVAQDVRKANILLDAAMYDHQRSELLLNKANDIYSYVEKYLQSDNKSTYTRILAILMQNLAPKELINCNADKFITHENIRADERDNTLVNLGRELIQCINKFSLKRELHWLSHRSKFIAILLSKKK encoded by the coding sequence TTCAAGTGATGACATTTGGCTTATCGATTGTGAGCAAAGAGTATTAGTATTTAACTTAACTTCCCTCACGCTATGGCCTGATAACTCTATCAAATGGGGAAAACTCGAATTTAATTATTCGCTAAAAAAAAATCAGCAAGCCATTATTTTCCTCAAAAAACATACACAAAAAACAACAGAAAGTTGTTGCTCTTCAATTAAACCAATCTCAATTACTGAACTACCTGAACAAATAACGATAACAACGAATTCAGGTAATTTTGTGTTGGATAAAAACAATTTCACTCTGAGTCAAACTGATGAAAATACACATTTAAAATTACACAGCAGCAAACTTGAATTCATCAATGATAAAAACAAAATTGTTGCAGTACAAATAGGTAAAATATCGTTTATTAAGCAATGTTCAATTATCAGCAAAGAATTAAAAATTGAAGGTGAGTTTGTCGAAAACGAACAAGAACAAGAACAAGAACAAGAACAAGAACAAGAACATATTAAATTTACAGCCATTTTCAAATTTTACAATGAACAACATATGATCAAATGCGATTTGACCATCCATAACCCAAATGCTGCCAATCATCCTGGCGGGCAGTGGGATTTAGGTGACGAAAATTCAGTGTTTTTCAAATCATTAAGTTTAAAATTGATGATAAAAAATGGCGATAGCATTAATCTTTATCAACCACATAAAAATAGCGATATCTCTGCTCAGCAAGAACTGCAAATATTCCAACACAATAGTGGTGGAGAAAACCGGTTTAGTAAAAACCATATTAACCGTTACGGAAAAATTGATAGTCATGGAAACGGCTATAAAATAGTTATTGATGACAAAGAAGAAATAACAGGCCAGCGCATCAATCCCTGTGCTGGTGTAATGAATAATAAGCATGAAGCTATTCATGTATTGCAACAAAATTTTTGGCAAAACTTTCCCTCAGCTATCCATGCTACAACTGATTCAATAAAGCTTTGCTTGTTTCCTTCACAAAATACTAGTTATGAATTACAACCTGGAGAAAGTAAAACTCAATGCTGTTTCATCAACTTTTCAAATATTAAGCAGATGACCGCTTGGCCAAGATCGTCACTGGAATGTCATATTGAACTCGCTTACCTCGAATCAACCAAAGTTAACGAACAAGTTTGTGTGGCAACGTTAAACAACAACCTGTCATCTATTATTGCTAAAGGGATTGATAGCGATAATGATTTTTTTAAAAAACGTGAGCGGATAGACGACTATGGTTGGCGAAACTTTGGTGATCTATATGCCGATCATGAAGAGCTGGAATATCAGGGCGAAGAGCCTCTTATTTCTCACTACAACAATCAATATGATCCATTATATGGATTTTTAAAAATGTATTTGCTAACACAAGATTGCAGATACTTTTCTTTGGCAGAAGATTTGGCACAACACATTAAAGATATCGACATTTATCGAACCACAAAAGATAAAGAGGTATATAACGGTGGTATGTTTTGGCATACCGATCATTACTTAAGTGCTGCAACTTCTACTCATCGAACCTTTTCAAAAGAACACAAACTTGGAGCTTATCAGGAGCACCAAGGAGGAGGTGGCCCAGGAGGACAACATTGCTATACAACAGGTTTATACTACCACTATTTACTTACCGGCGATGAGACATCCAAACAAGCAGTTTTATCATTAACTCAGTGGATAAAGACCACATATGAAGGTACAGCAACATTTTGTGAATTTATTTTCGCCCTGAAACATCACAAAGCGGTAGATAAAAAAAATATCCTCCGAAATCGTTATCCGTTAGATCGGGGCACGGGGAACTATGTAGTTTCACTGTTAAACAGCTATGAATTAACGCTAAACAACTCATTTTTAGTTCAAGCAGAATACGTTATAGAACACACCATCGCATGCTCAGATAACATAGATAATTTAAAGTTAGATGAGCCGGAATTAACCTGGTTTTATACGATATTTTTGCAATCAGTTAGTCGATATTTACAGGTGAAAAACACCTATGGCCAAATAGATAACTCTTTTCAAAAAATAAAATCCAGTTTCCTACATTACGCAAACTGGATGCTGAATAATGAGGATGTATATTTAAATCAGCCAGATAAATTAGAGTTTCCAAATAATACATGGGTTGCTCAAGACGTTCGTAAAGCAAATATTTTGCTCGATGCGGCAATGTATGATCACCAACGTAGTGAGTTATTATTAAATAAAGCCAATGACATTTATAGCTATGTAGAAAAGTACTTACAAAGCGATAACAAATCTACCTATACAAGAATATTGGCAATATTAATGCAAAACTTAGCACCTAAAGAACTGATAAATTGCAATGCGGATAAATTTATTACCCATGAAAATATTAGAGCTGATGAGAGGGACAATACTTTAGTGAATCTCGGTCGAGAATTGATTCAATGCATCAATAAATTTTCACTTAAAAGAGAGCTACATTGGCTTTCTCACCGCTCAAAATTCATTGCTATACTTCTAAGCAAGAAAAAATAA